The following DNA comes from Streptomyces globosus.
GCCGGCCGCCCGCCCACGCGTCGTGCCGCCGTTCGAATCGGCGTTGTCGGAAGGGGACTTGGTGTGGGGCTTCCGAGATGCAGTCATGCTCTGCGTCTGGCCGACCGGCCCTTCCCCAAACGTGGCTCCTCCCGGCCACAGCACCAGGGCCCAGCGGGCCCAGGTCCAGGTTGAGGTCCTCCGCCGTCAGGCCGAAGCGGCGGCGCAGCAGCGCCATCCGGTCCTCCAGCAGCATCAGCGTCAGCCCCAGCCGCTCCTCCTGCTCCTCGCTCAGGTCTCCGGCCTCCACGCGCCTGAGCGTCGCCTGGCGCTCCATTCAGCTGCTGTTTCCTGCCGCGTATGGGCGCCCGACGCACCCTCAAACTCCGGCGCAGGGAACCGGGGACGACGGAGGGGGTGGGCGGAAGACATCCCTCCGCCCACCCCTTCCGGTGCGCCCCGTCAGGCTGTCAGGTGGTCAGGCCGCCCCGGGCGATGACGTCCGCGTACCAGCGGGCGCTGCTCTTCGGCGTCCGCCGCTGGGTGGGGAAGTCGACGTGGACGATGCCGAACCGCTTGCTGTAGCCGTACGCCCACTCGAAGTTGTCCAGGAGGGACCACAGGAAGTAGCCGCGGACGTCGGCGCCCGCCCCGATCGCCCGGTGCACGGCCTCCAGATGGGCGTGCAGGTAGGCCACCCGCTCCGGGTCCTTCACCTCGCCCGACGGGTCGGCGTAGTCCTCGTACGCCGCCCCGTTCTCCGTGATCAGCAGCGGGACGTGCGGGAGTTCGTCCCGCAGCCGCAGCAGCAGCTCGTGCAGCCCGCCGGCGTCGACCGGCCAGTCCATGGCCGTGCGCGGTCCGGTGACGGGCACGAAGCGGACGTGCCGTTCCGCACCGGCCCACGGCGACGGCCCGGCGGCGTCCGCGCCGCCGGGGGTGCGGGCCGCGACCGCGGCGGGGGAGTAGTAGTTGATGCCCAGCGAGTCGATCGGCTCGGCGGCCGCGGCGCAGTCGCCGTCCTTCACGAAGGACCAGTCCGTGATGTCGGCGGTGTCCCGGACGAGGTCCTCCGGGAGGCTCCCCCGGAAGACGGGGTCGAGGAAGATCCGGTTGCCGACGGCGTCGATCCGGCGCACCGCGTCCCGGTCCTGCGGCGTGTCGGTGCGGGGGCGCACCGCGTGCAGGTTGAGCGTCAGCGACACCTCCGCCCCGGCGGGCAGTACGGCGCGCAGCGCCTGGACGCCGAGGCCGTGTGCCAGGTTCAGGTGGTGGGCGGCGCGCAGCGATCCGGCATCGCCGGTGCGGCCGGGGGCGTGCACCCCGCTGCCGTAGCCGAGGAAGGCCGAGCACCAGGGCTCGTTGAGGGTGGTCCAGGTGGCGACGCGGTCGCCGAGCGCCTCCGCGGCGAGTGCCGCGTAGTCCGCGAAGCGGTAGGCGGTCTCCCGCTCGGGCCATCCGCCCGCGTCCTCCAGCTCCTGCGGGAGGTCCCAGTGGTAGAGGGTCGCGACGGGCCGGATGCCCGCCTCGCGCAGCCGGTCGGTGAGGCGCCGGTAGAAGTCGAGCCCCTTGCGGGCGGCGGGCCCCCGCCCGGACGGCTGGACGCGCGGCCAGGCGAGGGAGAAGCGGTAGTCGGTCACGCCGAGGCTCCGCATGAGGGCGATGTCCTCGTCCACGCGGTGGTAGTGGTCGGCGGCGGTGTCGCCGGTGTCGCCGTTGCGCACCTTGCCGGGGGTCCGGCTGAAGGTGTCCCAGATGGACGGGGTGCGGCCGTCCTCGCCCGCGGCGCCCTCGATCTGGTAGGCGGCGGTGGCGGTGCCCCAGCGGAAGGCTTCGGGGAAGCGGAGCGTCGTCCCGGTGCGGGGGCGGGCGTCGAGCGCGGTCATGGCGTTGCGTCTCCCGGAGGTGAGAAGGGGGTGTGCGCGGGGGTGGGCCGGCGCGGCGGCTCAGCCCTTGACGGCGCCCTGCATGATGCCGCCGACGATCTGCCGGCCGAGCAGGCCGAAGACGAGCAGCACGGGCAGGGTGCCGAGCAGGGTGCCGGCCATGACGACGGACTGGTCGTTGACGTAGCCGCCGCCGAGCTGGCGCAGGGCGACCTGCACGGTCGGCTCGGAGGAGGAGAGGGCGACGACGGGCCAGAAGAAGTCGTTCCAGGCGGCCATGAACGTCAGCAGGCCGAGCACGGCCATGCCGGGCCGGGCGACGGGCACGACGACCGACCAGAAGATCCGAGCGGAGGAGGCGCCGTCGACGCGGGCCGCCTCGATCAGCTCGTCCGGCAGGGACTGGGCGAGGTACTGCCGCATGAAGAACACGCCGAACGCGGAGACCAGGCCCGGCAGGATGACGGCCTGCAGCTGGTTCACCCACTGGAGTTCGGCGATCAGCATGAACAGCGGGATGACGCCGAGCTGCGGCGGGATCATCATCGTTCCGACGGTGACGGCGAGCAGCGCGCCGCGGCCCCGGAAGCGCAGCTTGGCGAACGCGAACCCGGCCAGGGTGGAGCACAGGACCGTGCCGACGGTGATCGACCCCGAGACGATGAACGAGTTGACGAGCGCCCGCCCTATGTCGGCCTCCCGTACGACCGCCTCGAAGTTCCGCATCAGGTGCGGCCCGGGCAGCAGGGACGGCGGGACGCGGGCCAGGTCGGCG
Coding sequences within:
- a CDS encoding carbohydrate ABC transporter permease, which translates into the protein MTALAEPPVGHRPPGRPARGESRGGARRTRSRAGRTLQGGRLTHAVLALAVLVSAFPLYWTVVAASRSNADLARVPPSLLPGPHLMRNFEAVVREADIGRALVNSFIVSGSITVGTVLCSTLAGFAFAKLRFRGRGALLAVTVGTMMIPPQLGVIPLFMLIAELQWVNQLQAVILPGLVSAFGVFFMRQYLAQSLPDELIEAARVDGASSARIFWSVVVPVARPGMAVLGLLTFMAAWNDFFWPVVALSSSEPTVQVALRQLGGGYVNDQSVVMAGTLLGTLPVLLVFGLLGRQIVGGIMQGAVKG
- a CDS encoding GH1 family beta-glucosidase; protein product: MTALDARPRTGTTLRFPEAFRWGTATAAYQIEGAAGEDGRTPSIWDTFSRTPGKVRNGDTGDTAADHYHRVDEDIALMRSLGVTDYRFSLAWPRVQPSGRGPAARKGLDFYRRLTDRLREAGIRPVATLYHWDLPQELEDAGGWPERETAYRFADYAALAAEALGDRVATWTTLNEPWCSAFLGYGSGVHAPGRTGDAGSLRAAHHLNLAHGLGVQALRAVLPAGAEVSLTLNLHAVRPRTDTPQDRDAVRRIDAVGNRIFLDPVFRGSLPEDLVRDTADITDWSFVKDGDCAAAAEPIDSLGINYYSPAAVAARTPGGADAAGPSPWAGAERHVRFVPVTGPRTAMDWPVDAGGLHELLLRLRDELPHVPLLITENGAAYEDYADPSGEVKDPERVAYLHAHLEAVHRAIGAGADVRGYFLWSLLDNFEWAYGYSKRFGIVHVDFPTQRRTPKSSARWYADVIARGGLTT